One genomic window of Comamonas serinivorans includes the following:
- a CDS encoding AraC family transcriptional regulator: MHLVRGMLEGARAQGRAPEPLLRAAGIAPELLAVDSARVTSAQYIALFRALMMALNDEALGLLSRPIKRGGLELLTRSALGSRDLEAALRRVCLGFTVLQDDVHTELVREGALAGLVITAHPGTRPARFLHEFLLRVMWRLAAWLAGGSLKVQRFEFAFEQPAHVNDYGLVFPASLRFGQAHTAFWFDAKRLPRAFSRDEAAVRSFIASWPASVIAPKREREGMDARVRAQLQHHLQADERWPGLADIAQSLHVSAATLQRQLAASGTSWQALKDELRRDMAIARLATGLTHFATLADELGFSSAAAFQRAFKTWTGSPPGAYRARLLSEQG; encoded by the coding sequence ATGCACCTGGTCCGCGGCATGCTGGAAGGCGCGCGGGCCCAGGGCCGCGCGCCCGAGCCCCTGCTGCGCGCCGCCGGCATCGCGCCGGAACTGCTGGCCGTTGACAGCGCCCGCGTGACCTCGGCGCAGTACATCGCGCTGTTCCGCGCCCTGATGATGGCGCTGAACGACGAGGCCCTGGGGCTGCTGAGCCGGCCCATCAAGCGCGGCGGCCTGGAGCTGCTCACGCGCTCGGCGCTGGGCTCACGCGACCTGGAGGCGGCCTTGCGCCGCGTCTGCCTGGGCTTCACCGTGCTGCAAGACGACGTGCACACCGAGCTGGTGCGCGAGGGCGCACTGGCCGGGCTGGTGATCACCGCGCACCCAGGGACGCGGCCCGCCCGCTTCCTGCACGAATTCCTGCTGCGCGTGATGTGGCGCCTGGCCGCCTGGCTGGCCGGCGGTTCGCTGAAGGTGCAGCGCTTCGAGTTCGCCTTCGAGCAGCCCGCTCACGTCAACGACTACGGCCTGGTGTTTCCGGCCAGCCTGCGGTTCGGCCAGGCCCACACCGCCTTCTGGTTCGACGCCAAGCGGCTGCCGCGTGCCTTCAGCCGCGACGAGGCCGCGGTGCGCAGCTTCATCGCCAGCTGGCCGGCCTCGGTCATCGCGCCCAAGCGCGAGCGCGAGGGCATGGACGCGCGCGTGCGGGCACAGTTGCAACACCACCTGCAGGCCGACGAACGCTGGCCCGGCCTGGCCGACATCGCGCAGAGCCTGCACGTGTCCGCCGCCACGCTGCAGCGCCAGCTGGCGGCCTCGGGCACGTCCTGGCAGGCCCTGAAAGACGAGCTGCGGCGCGACATGGCCATCGCGCGCCTGGCCACCGGCCTCACCCATTTCGCCACGCTGGCCGACGAACTGGGCTTTTCCAGCGCGGCGGCGTTTCAGCGCGCCTTCAAGACCTGGACCGGCAGCCCGCCGGGCGCCTATCGGGCCCGCCTGCTCAGCGAGCAGGGGTAA
- a CDS encoding lipid-transfer protein: MSRDVVVAGVGMIPFAKPGKHDPYFQMAATATRAALGDAGVAYGQIQQAYVGYVYGDSTSGQRALYEVGMTGIPVVNVNNNCSTGSTALFLARQAIASGAADCVLALGFEQMNPGALGSVFADRPSPFDRFDQATDELVGHGEIPLALRYFGGAGKAHMDEFGTQLSTFAKIRAKASRHAARNPLALFRTEVTEDEVMAAPVMWEGVMTRLMACPPTCGAAAAVLCSDAFAQKHGLSRGVRIKAQAMTTDTPAAFEARDMREVVGFSMARAAAQQVYEAAGVGPADLDVVELHDCFAHNELLSYEALGLCPVGGAEQFVLDGDNTYGGRVVTNPSGGLLSKGHPLGATGLAQCTELVQQLRGTAEARQVEGARLALQHNLGLGGACVVTLYERV; encoded by the coding sequence ATGAGTCGTGATGTCGTCGTCGCCGGTGTCGGCATGATCCCGTTTGCCAAGCCGGGCAAGCACGATCCCTACTTCCAGATGGCCGCCACGGCCACGCGGGCCGCGCTGGGCGACGCCGGCGTGGCCTACGGTCAGATCCAGCAGGCCTACGTGGGCTATGTGTACGGCGACTCGACCTCGGGCCAGCGTGCACTGTACGAAGTCGGCATGACGGGGATTCCCGTCGTCAACGTCAACAACAACTGCTCGACCGGCTCGACCGCGCTGTTCCTGGCGCGCCAGGCCATCGCCTCGGGCGCCGCCGACTGTGTGCTGGCGCTGGGGTTCGAGCAGATGAACCCCGGCGCGCTGGGCTCGGTGTTCGCCGATCGACCCAGCCCGTTCGACCGTTTCGATCAGGCCACCGACGAGCTGGTGGGCCATGGCGAGATCCCGCTTGCGCTGCGCTACTTTGGCGGCGCCGGCAAGGCGCACATGGACGAATTCGGCACCCAGCTGTCCACCTTTGCCAAGATCCGTGCCAAGGCCAGCCGCCATGCCGCCCGCAACCCCCTGGCGCTGTTCCGCACCGAGGTGACCGAGGACGAGGTGATGGCCGCCCCCGTGATGTGGGAGGGCGTGATGACGCGGCTCATGGCCTGTCCGCCCACCTGCGGCGCGGCGGCGGCCGTGCTGTGCTCCGACGCCTTTGCGCAAAAGCATGGCCTGAGCCGCGGCGTGCGCATCAAGGCCCAGGCCATGACGACGGACACGCCCGCTGCCTTCGAGGCGCGCGACATGCGCGAGGTGGTCGGGTTCAGCATGGCGCGCGCCGCCGCCCAGCAGGTGTACGAGGCCGCTGGCGTCGGGCCGGCCGACCTCGACGTGGTGGAACTGCACGACTGCTTCGCCCACAACGAGCTGCTGAGCTACGAGGCCCTGGGCCTGTGCCCCGTGGGCGGGGCCGAGCAATTCGTGCTGGATGGCGACAACACCTATGGCGGCCGCGTCGTCACCAACCCCTCGGGTGGGCTGCTGTCCAAAGGGCACCCGCTGGGCGCCACGGGGCTGGCGCAGTGCACCGAGCTGGTCCAGCAGCTGCGCGGCACGGCCGAGGCGCGACAGGTCGAGGGCGCGCGCCTGGCGCTGCAGCACAACCTCGGGCTGGGCGGCGCCTGCGTGGTGACCCTGTACGAACGCGTCTGA
- a CDS encoding MaoC family dehydratase N-terminal domain-containing protein — translation MIDKRWIGHELPASELCIDRTRLQFFAKAIGETGPLFTDAAAARAAGHADVLAPPTFLFAAEMDSGAMDRLLADLQVPIAKILHGEQGFAYHRPVVAGDTITVRSRIADIYDKKQGALEFVVKTSRATNQRGEHVADLRSVIVVRH, via the coding sequence ATGATCGACAAACGCTGGATCGGGCACGAGCTGCCCGCCTCCGAACTCTGCATCGACCGCACCCGCCTGCAGTTCTTCGCCAAAGCCATCGGTGAAACCGGGCCGCTGTTCACCGATGCGGCCGCCGCGCGCGCCGCCGGCCATGCCGATGTGCTGGCGCCGCCCACCTTCCTGTTTGCGGCCGAGATGGATTCGGGCGCCATGGACCGGCTGCTGGCCGACCTGCAGGTGCCCATCGCCAAGATCCTGCATGGCGAGCAGGGCTTTGCGTACCACCGGCCCGTGGTGGCCGGCGACACCATCACCGTGCGCTCGCGCATCGCCGACATCTACGACAAGAAGCAGGGCGCGCTGGAGTTCGTGGTGAAAACCTCGCGCGCCACCAACCAGCGGGGCGAGCACGTGGCCGACCTGCGCTCGGTGATCGTGGTGCGCCACTGA
- a CDS encoding MaoC family dehydratase, with the protein MTHPTFDRVQVGDELPPLQLAPINRTTLALFAGASGDHNPIHIDTDFARAAGMPDVFAHGMLGMAWVGRLVTGWAPQGELRAFNVRFAGITHLGNAVRCTGRVAEKLDDRCVRLTLQSENQFGQIKIAGDALVTLPA; encoded by the coding sequence ATGACGCATCCCACCTTCGACCGCGTGCAGGTCGGCGACGAGCTGCCCCCGCTGCAGCTGGCGCCCATCAACCGGACCACGCTGGCGCTGTTTGCGGGCGCTTCGGGCGACCACAACCCCATCCACATCGACACCGACTTCGCGCGCGCCGCCGGCATGCCCGACGTCTTTGCGCACGGCATGCTGGGCATGGCCTGGGTTGGCCGGCTGGTGACGGGCTGGGCGCCGCAGGGCGAGTTGCGCGCGTTCAACGTGCGGTTTGCCGGCATCACCCACCTGGGCAATGCCGTGCGCTGCACCGGCCGCGTGGCCGAAAAGCTGGACGACCGCTGCGTGCGCCTGACGCTGCAGAGCGAGAACCAGTTCGGCCAGATCAAGATCGCGGGCGACGCCCTGGTGACGCTACCTGCTTGA
- a CDS encoding SDR family NAD(P)-dependent oxidoreductase, translated as MTSKLDGKVALVSGSGRGIGRAIALKLASEGARVVVNDLDAAPAEDTVAAIRAAGGEATACVGSVTATDFAERFVGTAVETYQGLDIIVNNAGYTWDTVIQKMTDEQWYAIIDCHLTAPFRILRAAQPVIKGLHKADLEAGRVTTRKVVNISSVAGLFGNAGQTNYAAAKAGIVGMTQTLAKEWGRMNTTVNCVAFGLIQTRLTAATSDNSTANIEGREIKLGVNPGLMAAMEQTIPLGRAGTPEDAAGAVYLFCQPESDYVSGQTLMCTGGLTGI; from the coding sequence ATGACAAGCAAACTCGACGGCAAAGTGGCCCTGGTGTCGGGCTCGGGCCGCGGCATCGGCCGCGCCATCGCCCTGAAGCTGGCCAGCGAAGGCGCGCGCGTGGTCGTCAACGACCTGGACGCGGCGCCGGCCGAAGACACCGTGGCGGCCATCCGCGCCGCCGGGGGCGAGGCCACGGCCTGCGTGGGCAGCGTCACCGCCACGGATTTCGCCGAGCGCTTCGTCGGCACGGCTGTCGAGACCTACCAGGGCCTGGACATCATCGTCAACAACGCCGGCTACACCTGGGACACGGTGATCCAGAAGATGACCGACGAGCAGTGGTACGCCATCATCGACTGCCACCTGACGGCGCCGTTCCGCATCCTGCGCGCGGCCCAGCCCGTCATCAAGGGCCTGCACAAGGCCGACCTGGAAGCCGGCCGGGTCACGACGCGCAAGGTGGTCAACATCTCGTCGGTTGCGGGCCTGTTCGGCAACGCGGGGCAGACCAACTACGCGGCGGCCAAGGCCGGCATCGTCGGCATGACCCAGACGCTGGCCAAGGAGTGGGGCCGCATGAACACCACCGTGAACTGCGTGGCCTTCGGCCTCATCCAGACGCGGCTGACGGCGGCCACCTCCGACAACTCGACGGCCAACATCGAAGGCCGCGAGATCAAGCTGGGTGTGAACCCCGGCCTGATGGCCGCCATGGAGCAGACCATTCCGCTGGGCCGTGCCGGCACCCCCGAAGACGCGGCCGGTGCGGTCTACCTGTTCTGCCAGCCCGAATCCGACTACGTCAGCGGCCAGACGCTGATGTGCACGGGCGGTCTGACGGGCATCTGA